The Calditrichota bacterium genome contains the following window.
ATCGGCCTTAATAACCACCCGCCCCTCGTGATTCCACAGATATTTTCGAGCGTTGTCCAGTTTGGTAAACACATCGTAGTCCGCCGTTGGGATGTTGTAGCGGCGCATAAAATCCTTGGCAAAGGATTTACTGCCTTCAATAAGTGCCGCCTCCTGTGACGGTCCGAATATCTTGAGCCCCTTCCCCTGGAAAACGTCCACAATTCCATGCACCAATGGCAGTTCTGGTCCGACGACCGTAAAATCGATCTTCTGAGAAAGGGCAAACGTTAACAGCTCCTGAATGTCATTGGCACGGATGGGAACCAGCTCCGCCAGGGTTTCGATGCCGGGGTTTCCGGGTGCACAGTAGATTTTATCCACGTTTTCACTTTGGGCTAACTTCCAAACGAGCGCATGTTCACGCCCACCGCTACCAATGACCAATACGTTCATGTGACTCACCTGTTTTTTAGGTCTTTCATAGTTAAATAAATGGATATACCCTAAAAATAGCCAACGCATCCACAAATTGCAATAGTTTTTTAAAAGAATGTCCCATCCGTTCAAACGGGCATTTTCTATTTCAGCAACAACAGTTTTTTAACTGTTGAAAACCGCCCGGCCTGCAAGTGGTAAAAATACACACCTGTCGGGAAATGGGACGCATTCCACCGAACGGAATGGGTGCCGGCGTCTTCCGTGTCATCGATCAGCGTTTGAATGGCGCGCCCTTCCAAATCGAATATGGAAAGCTTCACGTGAGATTTGCAGGGAATCTCAAACGAAATTCGCGTCACCGGATTAAAGGGATTCGGGTAATTCTGGTAAAGCTGAAATGAGACAGGCTGTGTGTGAAAGGCCGCTTGTTCTACGACTGTGCTAAGCGGATAGGTCAGAACAGTTGACCGGTACCCCACAATCCAGGGCTGGCCCCCGTTGGTCTGAGCCACGGCCTTTAGATCATTCGAATTTTGAACGTCCACGGGATTCCAGGTGTTTCCACCGTCTGATGTTTCAAAAACAGCGCCTCCTTTACCCACAATCCAGCCGTGGCTGGCGTTTTGGAACCGCACTTTGTACAGATAAAGGCTGGTTTTTAAATCGACCGCCGTCCAGGTCGTCCCGCCATCCGTAGAATGCAGAACGGCACTGTTCCCGCCTTTCAGGGCCTTTCCAACCACCCAGCCGTTTTGAGGCGACGCAAAGCAGACGGATTCGAAATCAACTTTGTCCGGGAAGTCGTGTGTGGCCTTCGTCCAGGACATCCCGCCGTCGGCCGTGTAAAGGATCGAAGAATCTCCTCCAACGGCAACACCGTGCGTGTTGTCGGAAAACCAAATGTCGTAGATCGGTTTGTGGATGGAATCTTCAAGAACCACATTCCAATTGGAGCCGCCGTCTTTTGTGTATTCAATGATGTCATGTCCCCTTGAATCCTTTCCGCAGACAAAACCGGTATTTGCATTGAGAAAGAAAATTCCATAATAGGTTGATTTGGCATTGCTCGAAATGCGCAGTCCCTCCCAGGTGTTTCCGCCGTCTTCGGTTCGTGCGATGGATGCGTAGCCGCCGCAGCTCCATCCCAGGTCAGAATTCAAAAAGAAGAGGTCCTGCACGCGGGTGGCGCGATTTTCTTCGGTCACGCAGTGAACGGTCCAGTCTTTGCCGGCGTTGGTGCTTTGAATCATCCCGCCATTCCAGCCGGCCGCTAAAACGGCCTGGGAGTCGGGTGCCGCAATGGCATAATAATTCACGATGTACGGAATTTTATAGGCGGGAGTCCAGGTTTGGGCGTCGTCGTCAGAGAAAGCCAATTCCCCATAATTCCCGACTGCCCAAATACGACCATCGGCAACAGAAATGGCCTTCAGGGTATTTCCTGTAAAAATGGGCATCGATTCGAAGTTTTTCCCGTCAGTCGTTTTCAGAATTAAACTTCCGTAACCGGCACCGCCGCCCACAATGTACCCGGTATTCTCATCGCTAAAGTACATGTCGTATCCATAACAGTAAGTCGGATGGGTCTGGTTCAGAAAGGTCCAGCTTTTTCCGCCGTCGGTTGTTTTCAGGAGCAGGGTGGGCTGTAACCCGGCAGCCATCGAGCCCCATCCTGTGGCATAGGCCACCGTTTTGGACACCATGCAAACCGCTTTAAAGTCATTG
Protein-coding sequences here:
- a CDS encoding T9SS type A sorting domain-containing protein, which encodes MKKSVLGSIGFLLLLATIVFGENQWISAVAPTFQKGFYGVSFATKDMGWVVGMSGTILGTSDGGTTWTPVEGVTTKTLKSVTFLDEKNGWIAGSDGTLLHTTDGGKTWTSVGNFTDTDDFTKVFFLDATHGWVVGLKGVFYRTTDGGSTWVKASDLGGITEDINAISFYDANNGVMATKYFLAATTDGGDTWTKGTLDFGGHSYSRNDFKAVCMVSKTVAYATGWGSMAAGLQPTLLLKTTDGGKSWTFLNQTHPTYCYGYDMYFSDENTGYIVGGGAGYGSLILKTTDGKNFESMPIFTGNTLKAISVADGRIWAVGNYGELAFSDDDAQTWTPAYKIPYIVNYYAIAAPDSQAVLAAGWNGGMIQSTNAGKDWTVHCVTEENRATRVQDLFFLNSDLGWSCGGYASIARTEDGGNTWEGLRISSNAKSTYYGIFFLNANTGFVCGKDSRGHDIIEYTKDGGSNWNVVLEDSIHKPIYDIWFSDNTHGVAVGGDSSILYTADGGMSWTKATHDFPDKVDFESVCFASPQNGWVVGKALKGGNSAVLHSTDGGTTWTAVDLKTSLYLYKVRFQNASHGWIVGKGGAVFETSDGGNTWNPVDVQNSNDLKAVAQTNGGQPWIVGYRSTVLTYPLSTVVEQAAFHTQPVSFQLYQNYPNPFNPVTRISFEIPCKSHVKLSIFDLEGRAIQTLIDDTEDAGTHSVRWNASHFPTGVYFYHLQAGRFSTVKKLLLLK